A region from the Rhizoctonia solani chromosome 13, complete sequence genome encodes:
- a CDS encoding ABC transporter produces MSPTLAMAPSPEVLFQLRAAESATLLVLLLGAPLLKGPTPPHATTNGVSEITTVVRAVKTPRRQLVVFLLSLAALTAFLDGSVTVGLAVIKHVFETNLPPWKGTEFHSVALLVAFAGFAIIGAFKEARGAPIWQSKLLKLFVFAALAFDVALAILIPLVVPIWHMYPDPNPHVPNGSIDVPVGVTPAVHFGLTVFRVLVLTVLFPTLFFPRTVYEPVEHSAPVPQNGETSLLIPAAAAASAETSAGLAAPKAKYGTFNATPSTAPPSRAHTPAPSIGGPSSSADARPSRTELTWSEIGGRLKRLAPYLWPHKSIALQLLAVICLLIVTAGRVINAAIPFKLSEVVEALTHKGGRHTVWSPLLWYVGLRFLAGSGGLGALRDLLWAPVMQFSDRSMSQLAFDHLLNLSLAWHTRRKTGEVLRILDRGAAINHIFELLVFNVLPTIADIAIAIWIFFYFFGPALSIVIAAIMVVYVGVSVLLTSWRTRLRREMVDADVATRGIHTDSLLNYETVKYFGGEEHEGERYREAITRYQKFEIRVMGSLSLMNLTQNLLLSAGLLIGSLLVVLDTTHPQEDIVKRYIVFITYLAQLYGPLNSLAYIYRSINQNLIDTERLLDLLDEPSEVQDKPDAKELIVTDGVIEFGKYNVTFSYDGRTTALNGVSFTVQKGGSIALVGESGSGKSTILRLLYRFYDLAPGDGAIRIDGQDIRDVTQASLRKAIGVVPQDSVLFNNTIAYNIGYGKFGATTEEIENAARAAQVHDRITSFPDGYETVVGERGVRLSGGEKQRVSIARTLLKAPKIILLDEATSALDTTTERDIQKALQNLTDGRSTVSIAHRLSTISNSDLILVFHQGEIVEFGTHRELVERDGRFAAMWADQISSVDDTRSIHDNVKHDNESEVPGYAVDAPSHSNQEAHILPVHPIDSPGNLSAIQTDAGPVALELGPQIVPVEQLVAAAVTSEHPEPIKPEEQEAGETSFREVHPDVSFAAVASGDVPAPKDETHVDDAPQPAAEEFAPAAFPSTEEPSSIPPPAPIVFPKGDDESSIAGSSRPPLRENPSGSGSPGISFAPGTEGERIKHAAQRFRKISQGAAAKSTAGFAQLARRISRGTPGRQASMSIHPDAGTEDVRASEDLPRPSDDVAATPAAESPASTPAPVAFPGSETPVASPSPAVVSPAPETEGDASPALEAPSTPGTPGISFAAGTEGDRTEGGDRIKHAAQRFRKISQGAAVKSTAGFANLARRMTLNPNRQPSSGSIPGVASPPATPGHLHREGSGSVRQSLDAGEASSVADSDKKKKKDKKDRRKSTAAD; encoded by the exons ATGTCTCCCACTCTGGCCATGGCTCCGTCGCCAGAAGTGCTCTTCCAGCTACGAGCGGCAGAGTCAGCCACCCTATTGGTTCTTCTCTTGGGCGCTCCGTTGCTCAAAGGACCCACCCCACCGCACGCGACGACCAACGGAGTCTCCGAGATAACGACTGTTGTACGAGCCGTCAAGACCCCCCGACGCCAATTAGTAGTATTCCTCCTTAGCTTGGCCGCACTTACTGCCTTCCTCGATGGCTCAGTAACTGTCGGCCTGGCCGTCATCAAACATGTATTCGAAACCAACCTGCCCCCTTGGAAAGGCACCGAATTTCACTCTGTGGCTCTGCTCGTAGCCTTTGCCGGGTTTGCTATCATTGGCGCTTTCAAGGAGGCGCGAGGCGCTCCGATCTGGCAATCCAAACTTCTCAAGCTGTTTGTTTTCGCCGCGCTTGCATTTGATGTTGCTCTTGCAATTCTCATCCCACTTGTCGTACCCATCTGGCACA TGTACCCGGACCCGAACCCGCATGTTCCCAACGGTTCGATCGACGTACCTGTTGGAGTTACTCCTGCAGTTCATTTCGGCCTGACCGTGTTCCGCGTGCTCGTTTTGACCGTCCTTTTCCCTACTCTCTTCTTCCCCCGCACCGTTTATGAACCCGTCGAGCACAGCGCACCCGTCCCTCAAAACGGCGAAACTTCTTTGCTTATCCCAGCTGCGGCGGCTGCCTCTGCGGAAACTTCCGCCGGACTCGCagcgcccaaagccaagtaCGGCACATTCAACGCCACACCTTCAACAGCTCCACCCAGTCGCGCACACACCCCTGCTCCAAGTATCGGTGGCCCTTCTAGCTCCGCAGATGCACGTCCTTCGCGAACTGAGCTCACTTGGTCTGAAATTGGTGGCCGTCTCAAACGATTGGCTCCTTACCTCTGGCCTCACAAGAGCATTGCCTTGCAACTTTTGGCTGTTATTTGCCTGCTTATTGTTACTGCTGGTCGTGTTATCAATGCCGCAATTCCGTTCAAACTTAGCGAGGTTGTCGAAGCTCTTACTCACAAGGGTGGTCGTCATACGGTCTGGTCCCCACTCTTGTGGTATGTCGGCCTCAGGTTCCTTGCTGGTTCTGGCGGATTGGGTGCACTTCGTGAT CTTCTATGGGCACCCGTCATGCAATTCTCGGACCGGTCCATGTCCCAGCTTGCTTTCGACCATTTGCTCAATCTCTCGCTCGCATGGCACACTCGTCGCAAGACTGGCGAAGTGCTCAGGATCCTCGATCGCGGCGCAGCAATCAACCACATCTTTGAACTCTTGGTGTTCAATGTTCTCCCTACCATCGCCGATATCGCCATTGCTATTTGGATCTTCTTCTATTTCTTTGGACCCGCTTTGAGTATCGTCATTGCTGCTATCATGGTTGTCTACG TTGGAGTCAGTGTCCTTCTGACCTCATGGAGGACTAGGCTGCGCAGGGAGATGGTTGATGCTGATGTG GCTACTCGCGGCATTCATACCGACTCGCTCCTAAACTACGAGACTGTCAAGTACTTTGGTGGAGAGGAACATGAGGGCGAGCGCTATCGTGAGGCCATCACTCGGTACCAGAAGTTCGAGATTCGTGTAATGG GCTCCTTGAGTCTCATGAACCTTACTCAGAATCTCTTGCTC AGTGCTGGTCTTCTGATCGGCTCGTTGCTTGTCGTTCTCGATACTACCCATCCCCAAGAAGACATTGTGAAGCGGTATATTGTCTTTATTACGTATCTTGCCCAG CTCTATGGTCCCTTGAACAGCCTCGCGTATATCTACCGCTCGATCAACCAGAATCTTATTGACACTGAGCGTCTTTTGGATCTCCTCGATGAGCCGTCTGAGGTGCAAGACAAGCCTGATGCAAAGGAGCTCATTGTGACCGATGGTGTTATCGAATTTGGCAAGT ACAACGTCACCTTCTCATATGACGGTCGCACAACCGCACTCAACGGCGTTTCTTTCACGGTTCAGAAGGGCGGCTCCATCGCACTCGTTGGCGAATCTGGCTCAGGCAAGAGCACAATTTTGAGACTGCTGTACCGCTTCTACGACCTTGCCCCCGGTGATGGCGCGATTCGCATTGATGGTCAAGATATCCGTGATGTCACTCAG GCAAGCTTGCGTAAGGCGATCGGCGTCGTTCCCCAAGATAGCGTGTTGTTCAACAATACCATCGCGTACAACATTGGATACGGGAAGTTTGGTGCGACTACCGAGGAGATTGAGAATGCTGCTCGGGCAGCTCAGGTTCACGATCGCATTACTTCGTTCCCCGATGGCTATGAGACTGTCGTTGGTGAACGCGGTGTTCGTCTCAGTGGTGGCGAGAAGCAGCGCGTATCGATTGCTCGCACGCTCCTGAAGGCTCCGAAGATTATCTTGCTCGATGAGGCTACTTC AGCATTAGACACTACTACCGAACGCGATATTCAAAAGGCACTCCAGAACTTGACTGATGGACGTTCTACTGTATCGATTGCGCATCGTCTGTCTACCATTTCCAACTCCGACTT GATCCTCGTGTTCCACCAGGGAGAAATTGTCGAGTTCGGAACTCACCGTGAATTGGTTGAACGCGATGGTCGTTTTGCCGCGATGTGGGCTGATCAAATCTCTTCTGTCGACGACACCCGTTCGATTCACGATAATGTCAAGCACGATAACGAGTCTGAAGTTCCCGGATACGCAGTTGACGCTCCTTCGCATTCGAACCAAGAAGCACACATCCTTCCTGTCCACCCGATCGATAGCCCCGGCAACTTGAGCGCCATCCAAACAGATGCCGGTCCCGTTGCGCTCGAGCTTGGCCCACAGATTGTCCCCGTTGAACAACTTGTCGCTGCTGCAGTTACGTCTGAGCACCCCGAACCCATCAAGCCTGAGGAACAGGAGGCTGGGGAGACTTCGTTCCGAGAAGTTCACCCTGATGTTTCGTTTGCCGCTGTCGCGTCTGGCGATGttcctgctcccaaggacGAGACTCATGTCGATGATGCTCCCCAACCCGCTGCCGAAGAGTTTGCCCCTGCTGCCTTCCCTAGCACTGAAGAGCCTTCTTCGATTCCTCCTCCGGCTCCGATCGTGTTCCCCAAGGGCGATGACGAATCTTCTATCGCTGGCTCTTCTCGTCCCCCGCTCCGTGAGAATCCTTCTGGTTCTGGCTCTCCTGGCATTTCGTTTGCTCCTGGCACTGAAGGTGAACGCATCAAACATGCTGCTCAACGCTTCCGCAAGATCTCGCAAGGTGCCGCAGCCAAGAGCACTGCAGGATTCGCTCAACTCGCTCGTCGCATCTCCCGCGGTACTCCTGGCCGTCAAGCTAGCATGAGCATCCATCCCGATGCAGGTACCGAGGACGTTCGTGCTTCGGAAGACCTTCCAAGACCTTCCGACGATGTCGCTGCTACTCCTGCCGCCGAATCCCCTGCTtctactcctgctcctgtaGCCTTCCCAGGTTCCGAGACTCCTGTTGCTTCCCCATCTCCAGCTGTTGTCTCCCCCGCTCCCGAGACTGAAGGTGACGCTTCCCCTGCTCTTGAGGCTCCCTCTACTCCTGGAACTCCTGGTATCAGCTTCGCTGCGGGTACTGAGGGCGATCGCACTGAGGGAGGTGACCGCATCAAGCATGCTGCCCAACGATTCCGCAAGATTTCTCAGGGTGCAGCCGTTAAGAGCACTGCAGGATTTGCCAACCTCGCGCGCCGGATGACTCTCAACCCCAACCGACAGCccagctctggttccattccgggtGTAGCTTCTCCCCCTGCCACCCCTGGTCACTTGCACCGTGAAGGAAGCGGAAGCGTCAGGCAGTCGCTCGATGCTGGTGAAGCCAGCAGCGTTGCCGACAgcgacaagaagaagaagaaggataAGAAGGATAGGCGCAAGAGCACCGCGGC
- a CDS encoding signal peptide peptidase domain-containing protein, which yields MTSLDVDMNTIISSSALVGLATLSVYSGSVGSYNPPAELECLPTSIDENSIPGQTPLRNGVSLRARHVFVGVAIVALSFPIYLLVGPDPMAKIIRFMYCVISTNSLCWTLSNLTRSILGTDCYRRIPRIRLVLVESRIYLDFERRSTRPDPPAISTLQGVRLTTVFYLLASLATSISYMFGSSKSIYISDVLMFSLAHVDMSLVKPGRLRTACLFLVLVPMLFGWPAFSLGYGTLAVSEIPNLNNPSQLLIPTTLNSLSTQPTRIIVLSALDIILPGKFVAFAYRLDAHLRRQSKQGPLTYFGATLVGYTLALSIALGVTHILGVAQLASLYINPMCFLSFMGTALLRGEWRYVWAWKEGAQEDLGEAEAEKNGVGMKEGGLVMQ from the exons ATGACCTCGCTCGACGTCGACATGAACACGATCATCTCATCCTCAGCTTTGGTCGGGCTCGCTACCTTATCGGTCTATTCGGGATCTGTCGGATCGTACAAC CCTCCTGCTGAGCTCGAATGTCTACCGACGTCCATCGACGAGAACTCCATTCCGGGGCAAACGCCGCTAAGAAACGGAGTATCTTTACGAGCTCGACATGTGTTTGTAGGAGTCGCCATAGTGGCTCTGTCCTTTCCTATCTATTTGTTGGTTGGGCCG GACCCAATGGCTAAAATAATCCGATTTATGTATTGTGTTATATCTACCAACAGCCTTTGCTGG ACCCTGTCGAATCTAACCAGATCCATACTCGGAACCGACTGCTATCGAAGGATACCTCGCATTCGCCTCGTTCTCGTCGAGTCAAGGATCTACTTGGACTTTGAGCGTCGCTCCACTCGCCCCGACCCACCAGCCATCAGCACACTACAAGGGGTCCGTCTGACGACTGTTTTCTATCTACTTGCTTCTCTGGCAACATCGATTTCGTATATGTTCGGCAGCTCCAAATCTATTTATATCTCGGATGTCTTGATGTTTTCGCTGGCCCACGTTGACATGTCGTTGGTAAAGCCCGGTCGCTTACGAACGGCGTGTCTCTTTCTCGTCTTGGTGCCAATGTTATTTGGTTG GCCAGCATTTTCCTTGGGATACGGTACACTTGCCGTGTCTGAAATTCCCAATCTCAACAACCCAAGCCAGCTTCTTATCCCCACCACTCTCAACTCGCTCTCAACACAGCCAACCAGGATAATTGTCTTGAGTGCACTCGACATTATCCTCCCGGGGAAATTTGTGGCTTTTGCGTATAGGCTTGACGCTCATTTGCGTCGCCAAAGTAAACAAGGGCCACTCACATACTTTGGAGCAACCTTGGTGGGGTATACACTCGCGCTGTCGATCGCACTCGGAGTGACACATATACTCGGGGTTGCGCAGTTGGCTTCGTTATATATAAA CCCAATGTGTTTCTTGTCGTTTATGGGAACAGCGCTCCTCAGAGGAGAATGGCGTTACGTCTGGGCATGGAAGGAAGGCGCACAGGAAGATCTTGGTGAAGCCGAGGCTGAGAAGAATGGGGTAGGTATGAAGGAGGGTGGATTAGTAATGCAGTGA
- a CDS encoding signal peptide peptidase domain-containing protein has translation MLQHIDSVLTYGGLVGLASASVYAGSLGSYKAPKPLKVKLRVGEDDSDDDEEELSERLGSSEALIFPILGSIMLGGLYLAFKYLGEEWINKLLGYYFCVMGTGCVWSCLLSITKSVLGSARYKTMPQYRIKFGSNNKPLLKFRLPSLVLIPISAIPSLLFFLSDPKSAIMTDILALSFSHTTLGTMKIDSLQTGCILLSGLFLYDIWWVFGTKVMVTVATSLTIPIKLLWPRSILTSLSILPPPEKGSSTMLLGLGDVAVPGLLVALAYRLDMHLRRKGMMKASDGETYFRATMIGYMTGLSMAFAAMHVFKAAQPALLYLSPTCCLSFIFTALKRNEWKYVWAWEDGAEEEKERKEWLEKQKQKENKSS, from the exons ATGCTTCAACATATCGACTCAGTGCTTACATATGGGGGTCTCGTCGGGCTTGCCAGCGCGTCGGTATACGCCGGGTCATTGGGATCGTACAAG GCGCCTAAACCATTGAAAGTCAAGCTGCGAGTCGGCGAGGATGATAGCGATGACGATGAAGAAGAGTTATCTGAGCGACTGGGCTCATCCGAAGCGTTGATTTTTCCGATTCTTGGTAGCATTATGCTCGGTGGATTATATCTTGCTTTCAAATACTTGGGAGAG GAGTGGATAAACAAGCTCTTAGGATATTATTTCTGTGTAATGGGCACTGGCTGCGTCTGGTCG TGCCTATTGAGCATCACGAAATCAGTCCTTGGATCCGCAAGATATAAAACCATGCCCCAGTATCGTATCAAATTTGGCTCCAATA ACAAACCGCTACTCAAATTCCGCCTCCCATCCCTTGTTCTCATACCCATCTCCGCGATTCCCTCCCTCTTGTTCTTCCTTAGTGACCCCAAATCAGCCATCATGACCGATATCCTCGCCCTCTCCTTTTCACATACCACGTTGGGAACCATGAAAATCGACAGCCTCCAAAcaggatgcatcctactcAGCGGACTGTTTCTCTACGATATCTG GTGGGTATTTGGAACAAAAGTCATGGTCACGGTCGCCACATCCCTCACGATCCCGATCAAACTCCTCTGGCCGCGCTCGATCTTGACAAGTCTCTctattcttcctcctccgGAAAAGGGGAGTTCGACTATGCTTCTCGGGCTCGGAGACGTGGCCGTCCCTGGGCTCCTTGTTGCGCTCGCCTACCGGCTAGACATGCACCTCCGCCGCAAGGGGATGATGAAAGCTTCCGACGGGGAAACGTATTTCCGAGCGACGATGATAGGATATATGACTGGACTGTCGATGGCGTTTGCGGCTATGCATGTGTTCAAGGCTGCTCAACCTGCGCTGTTGTATCTCAG TCCGACTTGTTGCCTGTCGTTCATCTTCACGGCATTGAAGCGAAATGAATGGAAGTATGTGTGGGCTTGGGAGGATGGGGCTGAAGAGGAAAAGGAGAGAAAGGAATGGCTAGAAAAGCAAAAGCAAAAAGAGAACAAGTCGAGTTGA